Proteins from a genomic interval of Aquabacterium sp. J223:
- a CDS encoding tripartite tricarboxylate transporter substrate binding protein, with translation MFTEALPPVFRQWRARLAGLLLGLTAAAAQAQGWPVAGKPITIVSAYPAGGFSDVIARVLGERLTEKLKVTVVVENRPGGGGQIAASHVKQQPADGHTLWLGDVGPFATSRHLYNKLSYDMQNDFVGVARLTLTPVLLVVPADSPLRSFDALVQESRSGEQGLLYGSQGTGLGSHLFTELMQRQVGGRLVHVPYKGSVPALQDLATGRIQFMWDNAVTSAPFVRDGRLRALAVRATKRMAEFPDVPTLAELGHPQLNNSMLWGGLVARAGTPPAVVQRVADEFLAALRHPATLKRFADLHLEAAPLGPADFQRFLVAEDEKWGRAVRETQIRIE, from the coding sequence ATGTTCACCGAAGCACTTCCGCCGGTCTTCCGGCAATGGCGGGCCCGCCTGGCCGGCCTGCTGCTCGGCCTGACCGCTGCCGCGGCACAGGCCCAGGGCTGGCCGGTCGCGGGCAAACCCATCACCATCGTGTCGGCCTACCCGGCCGGCGGCTTCTCGGACGTCATCGCCCGTGTGCTCGGCGAGCGGCTGACCGAGAAGCTCAAGGTCACCGTGGTGGTGGAGAACCGGCCGGGCGGCGGCGGCCAGATCGCCGCCAGCCACGTCAAGCAGCAACCGGCCGACGGCCACACGCTGTGGCTGGGCGATGTCGGCCCGTTCGCCACCAGCCGGCATCTCTACAACAAGCTGAGCTACGACATGCAGAACGACTTCGTCGGCGTGGCCCGCCTGACGTTGACGCCGGTGCTGCTGGTGGTGCCGGCGGACAGCCCCCTGCGCAGCTTCGACGCGCTGGTGCAGGAGTCGCGCAGCGGGGAGCAGGGCCTGCTCTACGGCTCGCAGGGCACCGGCCTGGGCAGCCACCTCTTCACTGAGCTGATGCAGCGCCAGGTCGGCGGCCGCCTGGTCCATGTGCCGTACAAGGGGTCGGTGCCGGCGCTGCAGGACCTGGCCACGGGACGCATCCAGTTCATGTGGGACAACGCCGTCACCAGCGCGCCCTTCGTCCGCGACGGCCGCCTGCGGGCCCTGGCCGTGCGGGCGACCAAGCGGATGGCCGAATTCCCGGACGTCCCGACGCTCGCCGAGCTCGGCCATCCGCAGCTCAACAACTCGATGCTGTGGGGCGGGCTGGTGGCGCGCGCCGGCACGCCGCCCGCCGTCGTGCAGCGCGTGGCCGACGAGTTCCTGGCGGCGCTGCGGCATCCCGCGACGCTCAAGCGCTTCGCCGACCTGCACCTGGAGGCGGCGCCCCTGGGGCCGGCGGACTTCCAGCGCTTCCTGGTCGCCGAGGACGAAAAGTGGGGCCGTGCGGTGCGGGAGACCCAGATCCGCATCGAATGA
- a CDS encoding hemerythrin domain-containing protein, whose translation MNNTTPTPDPAANGATPLAQMPQAFADPRVTDAVQLLIAQHRALEHRMDRFDDLSPPERAALVAEVGDELGVHLASEEEVFYPAVRERSTEGQLLESLEEHLSLKRLLADLLAMDPADPTYEPKFKVLREQTEHHDREEEEDLFPKVQRLLDAGQREALGQRMLDWQHRMARGERGEAPRDTIAGQTDKAMPLD comes from the coding sequence ATGAACAACACCACCCCCACGCCCGACCCCGCCGCCAACGGCGCCACCCCGCTGGCGCAGATGCCGCAGGCCTTCGCCGACCCCCGCGTCACCGACGCCGTGCAGTTGCTCATCGCGCAGCACCGCGCGCTGGAGCACCGCATGGACCGCTTCGACGACCTGTCGCCGCCCGAGCGCGCCGCCCTGGTCGCCGAGGTGGGGGACGAACTCGGCGTGCACCTGGCCTCCGAGGAGGAAGTGTTCTACCCCGCCGTCCGCGAGCGCTCGACCGAGGGCCAGCTGCTGGAATCGCTGGAGGAGCACCTGTCCCTCAAGCGGCTGCTGGCCGACCTGCTGGCCATGGACCCGGCCGACCCGACCTACGAGCCGAAGTTCAAGGTGCTGCGCGAACAGACCGAGCACCACGACCGAGAGGAAGAGGAGGACCTGTTCCCGAAGGTCCAGCGGTTGCTCGACGCCGGGCAGCGCGAGGCGCTGGGACAGCGCATGCTGGACTGGCAGCACCGCATGGCCCGGGGCGAACGCGGCGAGGCGCCGCGCGACACCATCGCGGGGCAGACCGACAAGGCCATGCCGCTGGACTGA
- a CDS encoding DUF808 domain-containing protein has product MAFGSLLALLDDISTLLDDVSVLTKVAAKKSAGVLGDDLALNAQQVTGVSAARELPVVWAVAKGSLVNKAILVPAALAISRFAPWAVTPLLMLGGLFLCYEAAEKLAHRFWPGPHAHAHAAHAATAAAADPAGEERDKVRGAVRTDFILSAEIIAITLGAVAGQDFVTQAGVMVGIALLMTVGVYGLVAGIVKLDDGGLWLAARQGAGAAPARALGRGILRVAPWLMKFLSVAGTAAMLLVGGGILVHGVSVLHHGIEHLAEGAGNRLVSALLPSLGNMVVGLAAGAVVLLLVMLWQRLRRGATPQRA; this is encoded by the coding sequence ATGGCCTTCGGCAGCCTGCTCGCCCTCCTGGACGACATCTCCACCCTCCTCGACGACGTGTCGGTGCTCACCAAGGTGGCCGCCAAGAAGAGCGCCGGCGTGCTCGGCGACGACCTGGCGCTGAACGCGCAGCAGGTCACCGGGGTCAGCGCCGCGCGGGAACTGCCGGTGGTGTGGGCGGTGGCCAAGGGGTCGCTGGTCAACAAGGCCATCCTGGTGCCGGCGGCGCTGGCCATCAGCCGCTTCGCGCCCTGGGCGGTGACGCCGCTGCTGATGCTGGGCGGCCTGTTCCTCTGCTACGAAGCGGCCGAGAAGCTGGCCCACCGCTTCTGGCCCGGGCCGCATGCGCACGCCCATGCGGCGCACGCCGCGACGGCGGCCGCGGCCGATCCGGCCGGGGAGGAGCGCGACAAGGTGCGTGGCGCCGTGCGCACCGACTTCATCCTCTCGGCGGAGATCATCGCCATCACCCTGGGCGCGGTGGCCGGCCAGGATTTCGTGACGCAGGCCGGCGTCATGGTGGGCATCGCGCTGCTGATGACGGTCGGGGTCTACGGGCTGGTCGCCGGCATCGTCAAGCTCGACGACGGCGGTCTGTGGCTGGCGGCCCGCCAGGGCGCGGGTGCGGCGCCGGCGCGGGCGCTCGGTCGCGGCATCCTGCGGGTGGCGCCCTGGCTGATGAAGTTCCTGTCCGTCGCGGGCACGGCGGCGATGCTGCTCGTCGGTGGCGGCATCCTGGTCCACGGGGTGTCGGTGCTGCACCATGGCATCGAGCACCTGGCCGAAGGCGCCGGCAACCGCCTGGTGTCGGCCCTGCTGCCCTCCCTGGGCAACATGGTGGTCGGCCTGGCCGCCGGCGCGGTGGTGCTGCTGCTCGTCATGCTGTGGCAGCGGCTGCGCCGCGGCGCCACGCCGCAGCGCGCGTGA
- a CDS encoding helix-turn-helix transcriptional regulator, which produces MDRTERFYKIERLIRSRRPGEPLVSFVEMMDELGVSRATLKRDLEYLRSRLDAPIVYDRYGNGYRFESDPRDRAGDTQHELPGVWFSERELHALLSMHHLIRDLDEGGVLGRHLQPLLDKLQGLLGDEAEARELMKRIRIASPARRPVPARHFELLGSALVQRRRVHLGYYTRSRRQRSVRTVSPQRLVHWRNTWYLDAWCHDSDGLRRFALDAVEEATLLDQKAKEVSLKTVQEQLDAGYGVFSGAALHWAELLFSAEAAQWVAQEQWHPAQEGERLADGRWRLRLPYAEPTELLMDVLRHGADVEVVSPASLRRQVRERLRGAVSLYEG; this is translated from the coding sequence ATGGACCGCACCGAGCGCTTCTACAAGATCGAACGCCTGATCCGCAGCCGCCGGCCGGGCGAGCCGCTGGTCAGCTTCGTCGAGATGATGGACGAGCTGGGCGTCTCCCGCGCCACGCTGAAGCGCGACCTCGAGTACCTGCGCAGCCGGCTCGACGCGCCCATCGTCTACGACCGCTACGGCAACGGCTACCGCTTCGAGTCCGACCCCCGCGACCGGGCGGGCGACACCCAGCACGAGCTGCCAGGCGTCTGGTTCAGCGAGCGCGAGCTGCACGCGCTGCTGTCCATGCACCACCTCATCCGCGACCTCGACGAGGGCGGGGTGCTGGGCCGCCACCTGCAGCCGCTGCTGGACAAGCTGCAGGGCCTGCTGGGCGACGAGGCCGAGGCCCGCGAACTGATGAAGCGCATCCGCATCGCCAGCCCGGCGCGCCGCCCGGTGCCGGCGCGCCACTTCGAGCTGCTGGGCAGCGCCCTGGTGCAGCGCCGGCGGGTGCACCTGGGCTACTACACCCGCAGCCGGCGCCAGCGCAGCGTGCGCACCGTGTCGCCGCAGCGGCTGGTCCACTGGCGCAACACCTGGTACCTCGACGCCTGGTGCCACGACAGCGACGGCCTGCGCCGCTTCGCGCTGGACGCGGTGGAGGAGGCGACCCTGCTCGACCAGAAGGCGAAGGAGGTGTCGCTCAAGACGGTGCAGGAGCAGCTCGACGCCGGCTACGGCGTCTTCAGCGGCGCCGCGTTGCACTGGGCCGAGCTGCTCTTCAGCGCCGAGGCCGCGCAATGGGTGGCGCAGGAGCAGTGGCATCCCGCGCAGGAGGGCGAGCGCCTTGCGGACGGGCGCTGGCGGTTGCGACTGCCCTATGCGGAACCCACGGAGCTGCTGATGGACGTTCTGCGGCACGGGGCGGACGTGGAGGTGGTGTCGCCGGCGTCCTTGCGGCGACAGGTGAGGGAGCGGTTGAGGGGGGCGGTTTCGTTGTACGAGGGGTGA
- a CDS encoding DMT family transporter has translation MTHRSAVLLMVLVAFLWSIAGIVTRQLESAGSFEVTFWRSAFTALSLGVALSVLRGPGRLWRSVRQGGWMLWASAVCWCVMFTAFMLALTLTTVANVLLTMALGPLVSALIARFALGHRLAARTWWAIALAAVGIVWMQREGLAAGTAGWGSAVAFVLPLAGALNWIVIRRAGAATAGGTAAPDLRPSVLLGALLSALLTLPAAWPLQASTHDLGWLALLGALQLALPCLLAVRVAAVLPSPEVALLALLEVVMGVLWVWLFAGERPSASVLGGGALVLGALALNEWLGLRGERAGRAAAQASGSAR, from the coding sequence ATGACGCATCGGTCGGCAGTCCTTTTGATGGTGCTCGTCGCGTTCCTGTGGAGCATCGCCGGCATCGTCACGCGGCAGCTGGAATCGGCCGGCAGCTTCGAGGTGACGTTCTGGCGCAGCGCCTTCACCGCGCTGTCGCTGGGGGTGGCGCTGTCGGTGCTGCGCGGGCCCGGCCGGCTGTGGCGGTCGGTGCGCCAGGGCGGCTGGATGCTGTGGGCCAGCGCGGTGTGCTGGTGCGTGATGTTCACCGCCTTCATGCTGGCCCTGACGCTCACCACCGTGGCCAACGTGCTGCTCACCATGGCCCTGGGGCCGCTGGTGTCGGCGTTGATCGCCCGCTTCGCGCTCGGCCACCGGCTGGCGGCCCGCACCTGGTGGGCGATCGCCCTGGCGGCCGTGGGCATCGTCTGGATGCAGCGCGAGGGGCTCGCCGCCGGCACCGCCGGCTGGGGCAGCGCGGTGGCCTTCGTGCTGCCGCTGGCCGGTGCGCTGAACTGGATCGTCATCCGCCGGGCCGGTGCGGCCACCGCCGGCGGCACCGCCGCCCCGGACCTGCGGCCCTCGGTGCTGCTGGGCGCGCTGCTGTCGGCGCTGCTCACCCTGCCGGCGGCGTGGCCGCTGCAGGCCTCAACGCACGACCTGGGCTGGCTGGCGCTGCTCGGCGCCTTGCAGCTGGCGCTGCCCTGCCTGCTGGCGGTCCGGGTGGCGGCGGTGCTGCCGTCGCCCGAGGTGGCCCTGCTGGCGCTGCTCGAGGTGGTGATGGGCGTGCTCTGGGTCTGGCTCTTCGCCGGCGAGCGGCCGTCGGCCTCGGTGCTGGGCGGCGGCGCGCTGGTGCTCGGCGCGCTGGCGCTCAACGAATGGCTCGGCCTGCGCGGCGAGCGCGCCGGTCGCGCGGCGGCTCAAGCCAGCGGCAGCGCGCGCTGA
- the typA gene encoding translational GTPase TypA: MTRPIRNIAIIAHVDHGKTTMVDQLLRQSGTFAEHEKVVDTVMDSNAIERERGITILAKNCAVSWEGTHINIVDTPGHADFGGEVERALSMVDGVVLLIDAQEGPMPQTRFVTRKALALGLKPIVVVNKVDKPGANPDKVINAAFDLFDKLGANDEQLDFPVVYASGINGWSSLEEGAPGEQWGPDMSALFNTILKHVPAHQGDPEAPLQLQISALDYSTFVGRIGVGRISQGTLKPGMDVLVMEGPDGKSFKGRINQVLTFQGLDRVQVTEAGPGDIVLVNGIEDIGIGVTVTSTAEPAPLPMLKVDEPTLTMNFCVNTSPLAGKEGKYVTSRQIWDRLQKELQSNVALKVKETEEDGVFEVSGRGELHLTILLENMRREGYELAVGKPRVVFKDIDGVKHEPIELVTADVEEQHQGGVMQALGERKGELVNMEPDGRGRVRLEYRIPARGLIGFSNEFLNLTRGSGLISNIFDGYEPHKGDIASRKNGVLISMDAGEIFTYALGKLDDRGRMFVKPNDPVYEGMIVGIHSRDNDLVVNATRTKQLTNFRVSGKEDAIKVTPPIELTLEYGVEFIEDDELVEITPKSIRLRKRFLKEHERKRASREAA, from the coding sequence ATGACCCGTCCGATCCGCAACATCGCGATCATTGCCCACGTCGACCACGGCAAGACCACCATGGTCGACCAGCTGCTGCGCCAGTCCGGCACCTTCGCCGAGCACGAGAAGGTGGTCGACACCGTGATGGACAGCAACGCCATCGAACGCGAGCGCGGCATCACCATCCTCGCCAAGAACTGCGCGGTGAGCTGGGAAGGCACGCACATCAACATCGTCGACACCCCCGGCCACGCCGACTTCGGCGGCGAGGTGGAGCGCGCGCTGTCGATGGTCGACGGCGTGGTGCTGCTGATCGACGCCCAGGAGGGCCCGATGCCGCAGACCCGCTTCGTCACCCGCAAGGCGCTGGCCCTCGGCCTCAAGCCCATCGTGGTGGTGAACAAGGTCGACAAGCCCGGCGCCAACCCGGACAAGGTGATCAACGCCGCCTTCGACCTCTTCGACAAGCTCGGCGCCAACGACGAGCAGCTCGACTTTCCCGTCGTCTACGCCTCGGGCATCAACGGCTGGTCGTCGCTGGAGGAGGGCGCTCCGGGCGAGCAGTGGGGCCCCGACATGTCGGCCCTGTTCAACACCATCCTGAAGCACGTGCCCGCGCACCAGGGCGACCCCGAGGCGCCGCTGCAGCTGCAGATCTCGGCGCTGGACTACTCCACCTTCGTCGGCCGCATCGGCGTCGGCCGCATCAGCCAGGGCACGCTCAAGCCCGGCATGGACGTGCTGGTGATGGAGGGCCCGGACGGCAAGAGCTTCAAGGGCCGCATCAACCAGGTGCTGACCTTCCAGGGCCTGGACCGGGTGCAGGTGACCGAGGCGGGCCCGGGCGACATCGTGCTGGTCAACGGCATCGAGGACATCGGCATCGGCGTCACCGTCACCAGCACGGCCGAGCCGGCGCCGCTGCCGATGCTCAAGGTCGACGAGCCCACGCTGACGATGAACTTCTGCGTCAACACCTCGCCGCTGGCCGGCAAGGAAGGCAAGTACGTCACCAGCCGCCAGATCTGGGACCGGCTGCAGAAGGAGCTGCAGAGCAACGTCGCCCTGAAGGTGAAGGAGACCGAGGAAGACGGCGTCTTCGAGGTCTCCGGCCGCGGCGAGCTGCACCTGACCATCCTGCTGGAGAACATGCGCCGCGAGGGCTACGAGCTGGCGGTGGGCAAGCCGCGGGTGGTGTTCAAGGACATCGACGGCGTCAAGCACGAGCCGATCGAGCTGGTGACCGCCGACGTCGAGGAGCAGCACCAGGGCGGCGTCATGCAGGCGCTGGGCGAGCGCAAGGGCGAGCTGGTCAACATGGAGCCGGACGGCCGCGGCCGCGTGCGGCTGGAGTACCGCATCCCGGCGCGCGGGCTGATCGGCTTCTCCAACGAGTTCCTCAACCTCACCCGCGGCTCGGGCCTCATCAGCAACATCTTCGACGGCTATGAGCCGCACAAGGGCGACATCGCCAGCCGCAAGAACGGCGTGCTGATCAGCATGGACGCCGGCGAGATCTTCACCTACGCGCTGGGCAAGCTGGACGACCGCGGCCGCATGTTCGTCAAGCCGAACGACCCGGTGTACGAGGGCATGATCGTCGGCATCCACAGCCGCGACAACGACCTGGTCGTCAACGCCACCCGCACCAAGCAGCTGACCAACTTCCGCGTCAGCGGCAAGGAAGACGCGATCAAGGTGACGCCGCCGATCGAGCTGACGCTGGAGTACGGCGTGGAGTTCATCGAGGACGACGAGCTGGTGGAGATCACGCCGAAGAGCATCCGCCTGCGCAAGCGCTTCCTGAAGGAGCACGAACGCAAGCGTGCATCGCGCGAAGCGGCATAG
- the truB gene encoding tRNA pseudouridine(55) synthase TruB, whose translation MDTAVPHTDAVAPRPAARPPRGPRLPRRALHGVLLLDKPVGLSSNDALQRVKRLLRAEKAGHTGTLDPLASGLLPLCFGAATKFSQVSLDADKAYRATLRLGRTTTTGDGEGEVLEDRPVAVTRERVEAACGALTGDIDQVPPMHSALKHQGRALYDYARAGQVVERAARRVTIHRLDIVEWQAERLVLDVRCSKGTYVRTLAEDLGRALGCGAHLAGLRRTGSGPLSVDDAVTLQALEAMEEDQRVTWLRPADALVADWPAVPLPADEAGRFLTGLRRKVALADTPAVRVYGPLPTGAPGAVFLGSAHVHQGELIADRLLSPAEVQGLVESLS comes from the coding sequence ATGGACACCGCCGTGCCGCACACCGACGCCGTCGCGCCGCGCCCCGCCGCGCGCCCGCCGCGCGGGCCGCGCCTGCCGCGCCGCGCGCTGCACGGCGTGCTGCTGCTGGACAAGCCGGTCGGCCTGTCGAGCAACGATGCGCTGCAGCGGGTCAAGCGCCTGCTGCGCGCGGAGAAGGCCGGCCACACCGGCACGCTGGACCCGCTCGCTTCGGGCCTGCTGCCGCTGTGCTTCGGCGCGGCGACCAAGTTCTCGCAGGTCAGCCTCGACGCCGACAAGGCCTACCGCGCCACGCTGCGGCTGGGACGGACCACGACCACCGGCGACGGCGAGGGCGAGGTGCTGGAGGACCGGCCGGTGGCCGTGACCCGCGAGCGGGTCGAGGCCGCCTGTGGCGCGCTGACCGGCGACATCGACCAGGTGCCGCCGATGCACTCGGCCCTGAAGCACCAGGGCCGGGCGCTGTACGACTACGCGCGTGCCGGCCAGGTGGTCGAGCGCGCGGCCCGGCGCGTCACCATTCACCGGCTCGACATCGTCGAGTGGCAGGCTGAGCGGCTGGTGCTCGACGTGCGGTGTTCCAAGGGCACCTACGTCCGCACGCTGGCCGAGGACCTGGGGCGTGCGCTCGGCTGCGGCGCCCACCTGGCCGGCCTGCGCCGCACCGGCAGCGGGCCGCTGTCGGTGGACGACGCGGTGACGCTGCAGGCGCTGGAGGCGATGGAGGAGGACCAGCGGGTGACCTGGCTGCGGCCCGCCGACGCGCTGGTCGCCGACTGGCCGGCGGTGCCCCTGCCGGCCGACGAGGCCGGCCGATTTCTCACCGGTCTGCGCCGCAAGGTGGCGCTGGCCGACACGCCGGCGGTGCGGGTCTACGGACCCCTGCCGACCGGTGCCCCGGGCGCCGTCTTCCTCGGCAGCGCCCATGTCCATCAAGGCGAGTTGATCGCCGACCGTCTGTTGAGCCCGGCCGAGGTGCAGGGGCTCGTCGAAAGCCTGTCATGA
- the rbfA gene encoding 30S ribosome-binding factor RbfA: MRHKRSIPNRGFRVADQIQRDLAELIRELKDPRIGMVTVNAVEVTPDYAHAKVFFSLLVGDPAECEVALNEAAGFLRNGLFKRLAIHTVPTLHFQFDRTIERAAELSALIAKANAQRARDDAPSEGED; encoded by the coding sequence ATGCGACACAAGCGATCCATCCCCAACCGCGGCTTCCGCGTCGCCGACCAGATCCAGCGCGACCTGGCGGAGCTCATCCGCGAGCTGAAGGACCCGCGCATCGGCATGGTCACCGTCAACGCCGTCGAGGTGACGCCGGACTATGCGCACGCGAAGGTGTTCTTCTCGCTGCTGGTGGGTGACCCCGCCGAATGCGAGGTGGCCCTGAACGAGGCCGCCGGCTTCCTGCGCAACGGCCTGTTCAAGCGGCTGGCCATCCACACCGTGCCGACGCTGCACTTCCAGTTCGACCGCACCATCGAGCGGGCGGCGGAGCTGTCGGCGTTGATCGCCAAGGCCAACGCGCAGCGTGCGCGCGACGATGCGCCGTCCGAGGGCGAGGACTGA
- the infB gene encoding translation initiation factor IF-2: MAVTTVAQFAAELNRPAATLLEQLQSAGVSKRSTDDALTESDKERLLEYLRTAHGSGSGDRKKITLTRKSTSEIKQADASGRARTIQVEVRKKRVFVRRDDVGGAEEVPAVDPQEELRRREEEARAEAEALARQEAELAEQRRQREEEDRRQREAEEARRQEAERAAAEAAAAEAARQAEAALAAASATARHAEAPAAAPAAPAAPAPAAAPVAEPAAAPKPGLRVVKAADADAAEKQRAADLERRRKAAESEAAAIRAMMNAPRKVLVAKKEEPKPADPSKEGIKGTIHKPAAKAGAPAAPGTAAKPGDKKSVKSEKLSSSWADDAAKKRNALKGRDVPGAGRPGWRAPRGGAGGRRGDRSEGNGSYVAPNDPVVQEVHIPETISVADLAHKMSVKAGEVIKQLMKLGQMVTINQQLDQETAMIVVEEMGHKALAAKLDDPEAFLEEDATETSAEALPRAPVVTVMGHVDHGKTSLLDYIRRARVAAGEAGGITQHIGAYHVDTPRGTITFLDTPGHEAFTAMRARGAKATDIVILVVAADDGVMPQTKEAIAHAKAAGVPLVVAINKIDKPGSNLDRVRSELIAEQVVPEDFGGESPFVPVSAKTGEGIDNLLEQVLLQAEVLELTAPKDAPAKGLVIEARLDKGRGPVATVLVQSGTLKKGDVVLAGSSYGRVRAMLDEDGKSTDEAGPSIPVEIQGLTEVPAAGDEFMVLADERRAREIATFRQGKYREVTLNRRQAAKLENMFDQMGEGQAQTLALIIKADVQGSQEALAASLLKLSTAEVKVQVVHAAVGGITESDVNLAIASKAVIVGFNVRADAGARKLAENNGVDLRYYNIIYDAVDEIKAAMSGMLAPEQREEALGTAEIRVVFVASKIGTVAGCMVTSGLVRRNARFRLLRENVVIYTGEIDSIRREKDDVREVKEGFECGIKLKNYNDIKEGDQLEVFEVKEVARTL, translated from the coding sequence ATGGCCGTGACCACCGTCGCCCAGTTCGCCGCCGAGCTGAATCGCCCTGCGGCGACGCTGCTCGAGCAGCTGCAGTCTGCCGGCGTCAGCAAGCGCTCCACCGACGACGCGCTGACGGAATCGGACAAGGAGCGCCTGCTGGAGTACCTGCGCACCGCCCACGGCTCCGGCAGCGGTGACCGCAAGAAGATCACGCTCACCCGCAAGAGCACGAGCGAGATCAAGCAGGCCGACGCCAGCGGCCGCGCCCGCACCATCCAGGTCGAGGTGCGCAAGAAGCGCGTCTTCGTCCGCCGCGACGACGTCGGCGGTGCCGAGGAGGTGCCGGCGGTCGACCCGCAGGAAGAGCTGCGCCGCCGCGAGGAAGAGGCGCGCGCCGAGGCCGAGGCCCTCGCCCGCCAGGAGGCCGAGCTGGCCGAGCAGCGCCGCCAGCGCGAGGAGGAGGACCGCCGCCAGCGCGAGGCCGAGGAGGCCCGCCGCCAGGAGGCCGAACGCGCCGCCGCCGAGGCCGCCGCCGCCGAGGCCGCGCGCCAGGCCGAAGCCGCGCTCGCCGCCGCCAGCGCCACCGCCCGCCACGCCGAGGCGCCCGCCGCCGCGCCGGCGGCGCCGGCCGCGCCTGCACCCGCCGCGGCACCGGTCGCCGAGCCCGCCGCCGCGCCCAAGCCCGGGCTGCGCGTGGTGAAGGCGGCCGACGCCGACGCCGCCGAGAAGCAGCGCGCCGCCGACCTCGAGCGCCGCCGCAAGGCCGCCGAGAGCGAGGCCGCGGCCATCCGCGCGATGATGAACGCGCCGCGCAAGGTGCTGGTGGCCAAGAAGGAAGAGCCGAAGCCGGCCGATCCGAGCAAGGAAGGCATCAAGGGCACCATCCACAAGCCGGCCGCCAAGGCCGGTGCGCCGGCCGCCCCGGGCACCGCCGCCAAGCCGGGCGACAAGAAGTCGGTCAAGTCCGAGAAGCTGTCGTCCAGCTGGGCCGACGACGCCGCCAAGAAGCGCAACGCGCTGAAGGGCCGCGACGTGCCGGGCGCCGGCCGGCCGGGCTGGCGCGCGCCGCGCGGTGGCGCCGGTGGCCGCCGTGGCGACCGCAGCGAGGGCAACGGTAGCTACGTGGCGCCGAACGACCCGGTGGTGCAGGAGGTGCACATCCCCGAGACCATCTCGGTGGCCGACCTCGCCCACAAGATGTCGGTCAAGGCCGGCGAGGTGATCAAGCAGCTGATGAAGCTGGGCCAGATGGTCACGATCAACCAGCAGCTCGACCAGGAGACGGCGATGATCGTCGTCGAGGAGATGGGCCACAAGGCGCTGGCCGCCAAGCTGGACGACCCGGAGGCCTTCCTCGAGGAGGACGCCACCGAAACCAGCGCCGAGGCCCTGCCGCGCGCGCCGGTGGTCACCGTCATGGGCCACGTCGACCACGGCAAGACCTCGCTGCTGGACTACATCCGCCGGGCGCGCGTCGCCGCGGGCGAGGCCGGCGGCATCACGCAGCACATCGGCGCCTACCACGTCGACACGCCGCGCGGCACGATCACCTTCCTCGACACCCCGGGCCACGAGGCGTTCACCGCCATGCGCGCCCGCGGCGCCAAGGCCACCGACATCGTCATCCTGGTGGTGGCGGCGGACGACGGCGTCATGCCGCAGACCAAGGAGGCCATCGCCCACGCCAAGGCGGCCGGCGTGCCGCTGGTGGTGGCGATCAACAAGATCGACAAGCCGGGTTCCAACCTGGACCGCGTGCGCAGCGAGCTGATCGCCGAGCAGGTGGTGCCGGAGGACTTCGGCGGCGAGTCGCCGTTCGTGCCGGTGTCGGCGAAGACCGGCGAGGGCATCGACAACCTGCTCGAGCAGGTGCTGCTGCAGGCCGAGGTGCTGGAACTCACCGCGCCCAAGGATGCGCCGGCCAAGGGCCTGGTCATCGAGGCCCGGCTGGACAAGGGCCGCGGCCCGGTCGCCACCGTGCTGGTGCAGTCCGGCACGCTGAAGAAGGGCGACGTGGTGCTCGCCGGCTCCAGCTACGGCCGCGTGCGCGCCATGCTGGACGAGGACGGCAAGTCGACCGACGAGGCCGGCCCGTCGATCCCGGTGGAGATCCAGGGCCTGACCGAGGTGCCGGCCGCCGGCGACGAGTTCATGGTGCTGGCCGACGAGCGCCGTGCGCGCGAGATCGCCACCTTCCGCCAGGGCAAGTACCGCGAGGTGACGCTGAACCGCCGCCAGGCCGCCAAGCTGGAGAACATGTTCGACCAGATGGGCGAGGGCCAGGCGCAGACGCTGGCGCTCATCATCAAGGCCGACGTGCAGGGCTCGCAGGAGGCGCTGGCCGCCTCGCTGCTCAAGCTGTCCACCGCCGAGGTCAAGGTGCAGGTGGTGCACGCCGCAGTGGGTGGCATCACCGAGTCGGACGTCAACCTGGCGATCGCGTCGAAGGCCGTCATCGTGGGCTTCAACGTCCGTGCCGACGCCGGGGCGCGCAAGCTGGCCGAGAACAACGGCGTCGACCTGCGCTACTACAACATCATTTACGACGCGGTCGACGAGATCAAGGCGGCGATGAGCGGCATGCTGGCGCCCGAGCAGCGCGAGGAAGCGCTGGGCACCGCCGAGATCCGCGTGGTGTTCGTCGCCTCCAAGATCGGCACGGTGGCCGGCTGCATGGTCACCTCCGGCCTGGTGCGCCGCAACGCGCGCTTCCGCCTGCTGCGTGAGAACGTGGTGATCTACACCGGCGAGATCGACTCCATCCGGCGCGAGAAGGACGACGTGCGCGAGGTCAAGGAAGGCTTCGAGTGCGGCATCAAGCTGAAGAACTACAACGACATCAAGGAAGGCGACCAGCTCGAGGTCTTCGAGGTCAAGGAAGTGGCCCGAACGCTGTAA